The DNA window CGCTCTTCACAAAGGAAGCACAGAATTTGGAATCGGAATGGCCGCCTGTCAGATCATTCAGGCGATCTTAAAAGATGAACGTAAGATTCTTCCCTGTTCTGTAGATCCTAAGGGAAAATACGGGCAGAGCGGACTCTTCACCAGCGTTCCATGTGTCATTTCCAAAGAAGGCGCAAAACCTATGGAAGAACTAGAACTTTCAGAATCGGAAAGAAAACGGTTCCTAGAGAGCTGCCAAATGCTGAAGACCATAATCCAAGATCAGATAAAGTGCTGATAAAAAAGGAAGAGATGAAAACTCTCTTCCTTTTTATCTTCATTCTTTGTGATCATCTGCGTACCAGAGTTACAACCACTCTGCGGTAAGGTTCTTCCCCTTCACTATGGGTAGAAACCGCGGGATCGGACTGCAGCGCTGAATGGATGATTCTTCTTTCATATGGATTCATTGGTTCTAACGCTACCGTTCTTCTGGTCCTTTTTACTTTGCTGGCGATATTCTTTGCCAGATTCTCCAAAGTTTCTTTCCTTCTTCTCCGGTAATCCTCTGTATCCAGCTTCACTCTTACATAACCGCTCTGCATTTTATTTGCTACTCTATTAGTAAGATACTGGAGAGAATCTAAGGTCTGTCCCCTTTTTCCGATGAGGATTCCCATATTTTTTCCATCCATATTGATGCAAAGAGCGCCTTCCTCATCTACTTTGGCGGTTACTTCTACATCTTCCATATGCATAGCTTCCAGGACGTCCTGCACAAATTTCCTGCAGGTCTCTATGGTAATCTCTTCTACTGGAGCAAGCTCGATCTCTTTTTCCTTCTCTGCAGGCTTTTCTGCTTTTTCTTTCTTTTCTTCTGTCTCTGGTTCTCTATGTTCTTTGTGATGAGAAGTCTTCTTCTGTTTTCTTTTCTCCGGCCGATTTGACTCTTTCTTTTTCTCAGGCTGTTCTTCCGGCTGTACTTTTTCTTTTTCCGGCTCAGGAACCACCT is part of the Lachnospiraceae bacterium KGMB03038 genome and encodes:
- a CDS encoding protein jag, with translation MDEYITVSAKTLDDAITDALVELGVTSDQLDYIVVEKGSAGFLGIGMKQAVIKARKKQVVPEPEKEKVQPEEQPEKKKESNRPEKRKQKKTSHHKEHREPETEEKKEKAEKPAEKEKEIELAPVEEITIETCRKFVQDVLEAMHMEDVEVTAKVDEEGALCINMDGKNMGILIGKRGQTLDSLQYLTNRVANKMQSGYVRVKLDTEDYRRRRKETLENLAKNIASKVKRTRRTVALEPMNPYERRIIHSALQSDPAVSTHSEGEEPYRRVVVTLVRR